The Xiphophorus maculatus strain JP 163 A chromosome 5, X_maculatus-5.0-male, whole genome shotgun sequence nucleotide sequence gccataaacaacatatttattatGAAATTTGCCATGCAACAAAACTCTTACaagggtagaaaaaaaaaagcttccaaACTCTAATAAAGCAGCAACTTTGGGACAAATTCACAGCATCGTTCTCTCCATCACCACATCGACCCTCCACCGTCCCTATCGTCTGCTCCGGCTTCCTCGCCCTCGTCGCCTCCTACGCCCCAGCCTCGCcgctgcttctttttcttcttctcctcctccttcttcttctttttctcgtCCTCCACCTTGTACTTGAGTCGTCTGACGGGGTCGGTGAAGCTGCGCATGGACTTGTCCTCAAAGTCCTCCTTGGTGAGGAAGTTTCTGTCGATGAGCTCGGCCGCCTCGTGCCAGTTGCGGTAGCAGTCCGGACCCAGGCGGGTTATCTCCTCCACCGCGTTGGGGATGAGGATGGAGCAGTCGGGACGCAGGACCACCACGGTGGGAACCTCTCTCACGTCGAACATGGTCTCCAGCTCCCTGCGGGCGCGCATACGTTGACGCGTGATGACTTTATGAATTCATCTCGTGAATATATTCATCGCCACACACCTTCTGTAAGGATCCTCGTAGGCCAGGAACAGGGACTTCTTTGGGAGCTCTTTCAGGAAGTTTTCCAGCTGCTCCTCTGACTGATCCAGACTGACAGGGATTaaaaggagggggggggaaaTAGATTGTTAGAGATTTCCCCCAAATAACTTTCCCTATTGTATTCAAATGTACAGTTGTGTTTCATTAACTTTGAAAATCAATGAGAAGATAAGTAATTTGACTATTTTAATTCAGAATTTGACACTCATATATTatatagatttgtttttacagtgttccGTGTGTTTCAGAATGTTAATTTGTGGCCAAAATTTAGTGTCTCGGCAAATTGGTGTTTTatacaaaatcaacaaaagagTGATTTTTAATAGAGAAATACCAGGTTAGTGCAATGTATGAATGCACTCAATACGTAGCACAAATTACTGCATCAACGCAAAGTGGCATGCAGATGATCAACTGGTTGCCTCAGTAGCGACCTTTGATGCAACGTTGTGTGATCAACCTAATCAAGCAACTATTAAATCTTTGTCTGAATGTTTGTCTGAAGTACAAACATTCATGTAACTTTGTGTAACTGTCTGAATGGACCGTTAGAATTACCAATAAACCCAACCAGAACTGTAAGCCATAGGGCCTCTGTAGGCGCACACATCCCGATTTAAGAGGCGTAAGATTTTCGGGTGCAGAAACTCTAGGAAAGCAATCCCGCATTTGCAAGAGCGAAGCCAGAGGAAGGAAGGAGCGTCTCCCCGAATGCTAGAGTGGAGCACCTGACGTAGAGCAGCACCAGCTGAGCGGAGCGCTCCACGTAGAACTCATCGGTCAGCTGTTTGAAGAAGTCGTGAAGCGTGGGAGCGAACCGCTGGCAGGTGTCGGATTCAGCAGAGGCAAAGAAGAGCATCAGGATTCGGTTCTGCAGACGCGTGACGATCTCGCGCTCCGTGTCCAGCTCGTCCTGGTCCTTGTTGTTCTTCACAAGAACCCGGTCAGCAAACAGGTCCACCATGATGAGGCGTCGCTGGGCgaggaagatgagagaaaagaaaatcctgctGTGGGTGCTGACGTTAGCAGTAATGTAATCAATACGCTGCAGAATGCAGTAGATATATTGCATTGTCCTGGTTTGTGTCTTGCTCAAACCGCATCCAAACAAGCAGAAGAACTGACAATTTCAAAAATGGGTCAAGAAAGTACCTGCACtataaacacaaaaccttactaagtatttttggtctagtttctagtacaaatatcttagtacacttgaaataagaccaagttaatttacaagtaaccttacagcaagatataaaagcttgttttatgtaaataatttcttaatattgatgaatttGTTAATATTGAGAAAGTGGAACAAGACAAGAATACTATATTATAAGtaataatatatttctttaacaTTCATGAAAAGGTACTATTCATAAAGGAagtaatctgctagtggaacaagacatttttcacatattataaTACATGATCATTTCACTCATAACTagtacttttaatttaaaaaaaacttgacttaaaacaagtgcctatatcttgctgaaaagttacttgtcaattagttttgtctaatttcaagtgtacaaacaaagatatttgcactaaaaactagatcaaaaatacttggtgaggttttgtgtttttagcagAGTAGTAACTGTAAATTCAactttagataaataaataaaataaaaaacattacataagGTTAAAGTAGTTTGAAGTGGTACATAGGCCTGAGATGATGTGTGCAGTAGAACCCCCGCCCCTGCACTTTACCATTTTATTCACTCTTTTAATAGGAGGATGATATTTTGGCAGCGAACCAAAAAGGAATGGTGTTctacaaaaataagtaaattaattaaaaataaatttattcttGATCTAAACGTAACTCAAGAAAGATTCCTCACTGGGTGAAAACCGCTTTGTTTTGAATGTCAGTTTCTATTTCCATTCAGCCCTGCTTACAGACATGTATTATTCACATATGTAATCTCACTTGCTGCTAAATCAGATAATCCTCACAGTTGCTCACCTGTATTATCTCCCCTCAAGGCAGCAGATCCGACACAGAACAACGTTCACATCtggctttgtttttctcccaaaCCTTCTCTCTCTGGACGCCTTCAGAAACAGGCCCCAGCCTATTAGTCGGAGTCACGTTCTCCCTCTGGCTTCACCTGGTTCTTCTTGGTGCTGCTACCAGCTGCTGGCTCCGTCTTGGCTTTCAGTCCTGGAGGCTCCGCCCCCGTCCTCTGTCTGGTTACAGGAGGGACATAAAGACAAGGTGACCAGAGGAGCTGGGGACATGAAGTGCTCACAGTCTTTCCAGAGACTGAGCTGTCTGAACACAGAGAtatgttggaaatgttttgaaatgagaCCATAACGAAGTGAGCAACAAAAGGTTTATTGTTTAGGGATTCGCACAGGAGCGAGGATACGGACAGCTTGATTCATCCAAATGACAGCAGCTCATAATGAACATGAACcgttttgatttattgtttactcTCAAAATATTACTTGAATGCTGTTAAGGAATGTCTGCAAAGGAAAAGCCCAATGCTTAACAAATAGTGTGTCATATTCAATAATGGGTTccacagaaacacatttatctGACTAAAAGGACAGTTTGAAATAACAGCCTGTAAGCTGGTGTCATGTGTGATTTTCATTAATCGTCTGTATTAATGATTTTATTGATCTGATCTAATATCATattcataaatgtgttttcgTTGGATGTCAGTGGAGACATCCAACGAAACACTGCTTCCATTTAATGAACTGAGTTTCATATATAGGTAAAACTTTCAATATTGTTCTTATTTGTTGAATCTGACAGCAAAAATGAATCCTCAAAGCTCTAAGTGAAACGTGTGGGTTCAGTCACacagacataaaacaaaattattccgTTTTTCTTTATAAACAACACTTTAGcacatgaaatattaatatttactttacttttgtCCAAGAGTTACTTTAACAGCTTTCTATATGTAAAGCAACATTAGCAACAACAATCTTGAAAACCAATGGACACACTTTCCATGGTTATCTCCATATATTAAccaagataaataaattaatattccCACAAATATCCTTTGAACTTAGCTGAGCTAGCTACTATTGCTACTGCAGCTGAGCTAGCTAGTATAGCTCCTGTAGTAGCTAGCTTAGCTATAATGTAGCTGAGCTCTATGTTAGCATGATATCTAGCTCAGCTATAGTGCTAACATTAGGTCAAAAATagacagaaaactaaaacattttcatttactgGTGTCAGTTTTATTCCTATGCTTAGTGTATAAATGTTAACGTTGACATATACAAGGTTAAAGagttttatctctgttttgtttaacagaatttagcaaaaaaaattcaaaattgttTGATGTAaagtgaactttattttttagtttcttatCTTTGgtattttatctcttttttgcagacatttgtatccagaaaacctaaaaaattaaaaattaaattactgtttttatacaGTTCTGAGTGTTTTatctatataaaatatatatggaccatttagtttttttcttaaacatatAATGTATAGTCTATAATCTCATATTTCTTGAAAACAATGTTGGgtcacagcagcaacaacaggagTGGTTTCCTTTTAGATGTACagaattagcaaaaaaaaaaaagttagcctatatcataaaaaaaactatttcatctCTTGCGCCAAATTCCTCCATCTCCattctttctcttcctgtccCATGCTTCGTCTTTTTCCTCCTCGTCGTTTCCATCTTTTCCCTTCACCCACAACTTCCACCATCTCTTGTTCCTCTTGTCGTCTTCGGTCTTGTACTTGAGCCTCCTCACGGGGTCGGTGGCGCTCCGCAGGTTGGGGTCGTCGAACGCCTCGTTGAGCATGAAGGTCCTCTCCACCAGCTCCGCCGACTCCTGCCAGTTGCGGAAGCAGTCGGCGCCGAGGCGGCAGATGTCCCGCACGGCGTTCGGAGAGAGGACGGAGCCGTCGGGACGCAGGACCACCACCGCCGGGACGTCCTTCACCTTAAACATGGCCTGGAGCTCCCTACGCAACATGAGAGGTcacaaaacatattaaaagtaatttattttatgcatttagcAGCATGCATAaaacaaatttccagaaaactgtaaaacagctgaaacactgacttcctttaaatctcgactaaaaacccacattttcaggattgtatttgaaacgtaatcaattacaaatttattgatggaacttgacttaatgccgTGTTTTGAtcgttgattctatgttgcattgtgtttctgtgtttgatatgatgaaAAGCAccttgaaatgccttgctgctgaaatgtgctatacaaataaaatttgattgattgattgattggtttatatatttttttaaaacatgagtCACCTACTTTTTGTACGGGTCCTCAAACGGCAAAAACAAAGTCCTTTTGTGGAGCtctttgaggatttttttctgctgctccCCAGATTGGTCCAAGCTgaagaagaaagacagaaatcaTGTCAGAGAGTCAGTAGTGGAAGCCAGTGTTGAGAAAGgcgattaaaaacaacaacaacaacatcagaGAGGCGAAGATGCGGACCTGATGTAGATGAGAGCGAGCAGTTTGGGGTATTCGATGTACGCTGGATCTTTCAGCTTCCTGAAAAAGCTGTGGAGGACGGGCACAAACCTCTGGCACTTCTCACACTCGGCCGACGCGAAGAAGAGCAGCAGGACGCGGTTCTCCAGGATCCCGATGATCTCGCGCTCCGTGTTGAGCTCGTCCTGGTCCGAGTTGTTCTCCACAAGGACTCGGCCTAGGAACAGGTCCACCATGTTGGCGGGCAGCGATGGGGAAGTCCTCCCTAAAAATGTGTCAATACACCTTTAAACGTCTCTCCATTTGGTTACATTGCGACTACGCGCTCCAGCAGCTGTCATGCGGCTCTAAATGGGTTAATTTCCAGGTCTATCACACAAAATGAAACACGTAAGTTTATAGTTATGATGttattaaatgagaaaaaaacattttgagcgGTACGGCGACATTTCACTACGGCAGCTTTCATCCTGATACACCAGTTCACAAGATGAGACTTACACTTTGACTTTAACTCTGAGGGATTTGAAAACCAAGAAAACATGATGTGCAGCTTAGTTAGGGAGGAATTAAGAACAGCGTGGCAATACAAAGAGATCGGGAAGATTGGGTAGTTCAGTCCTTTCTTTCTGTGAGTAAATATTTGCGCTCCTCCTTGTTCAACACCATTCAAGAGTTTTTCCTTCTTGCTTTTAGAGGtttgatttaaatgatttatgtcAGAGGATTACTTTTTAGTTTGTGCTTTGTGTTCAATTTGAAATTTAGCTGAAGATGGTCCATTTGTGGATTCCATTGACCGGCGTTTTGTTTTTGGAGTCAGTTGAGGTGATCAGAGACCAGAAAGAGACACTTGTCCTGTCTCACCGGCTAACCGAGTTACTTATTAAAGTCAAAGCtgtatct carries:
- the nxnl1 gene encoding nucleoredoxin-like protein 1, with translation MVDLFADRVLVKNNKDQDELDTEREIVTRLQNRILMLFFASAESDTCQRFAPTLHDFFKQLTDEFYVERSAQLVLLYVSLDQSEEQLENFLKELPKKSLFLAYEDPYRRELETMFDVREVPTVVVLRPDCSILIPNAVEEITRLGPDCYRNWHEAAELIDRNFLTKEDFEDKSMRSFTDPVRRLKYKVEDEKKKKKEEEKKKKKQRRGWGVGGDEGEEAGADDRDGGGSMW
- the LOC102232821 gene encoding nucleoredoxin-like protein 1 codes for the protein MVDLFLGRVLVENNSDQDELNTEREIIGILENRVLLLFFASAECEKCQRFVPVLHSFFRKLKDPAYIEYPKLLALIYISLDQSGEQQKKILKELHKRTLFLPFEDPYKKELQAMFKVKDVPAVVVLRPDGSVLSPNAVRDICRLGADCFRNWQESAELVERTFMLNEAFDDPNLRSATDPVRRLKYKTEDDKRNKRWWKLWVKGKDGNDEEEKDEAWDRKRKNGDGGIWRKR